In the Brevundimonas sp. MF30-B genome, ATCCCGCTGAAGGAGCAGGAAGTCCTGGCCGGCGTCGAGGGTGCGCCGCGCGTGGCTGTGGACGCCGTGTTCGACAGCGTCAGCGTGGTCACCACCTTCAAGAAGGAGCTGGAGAAGGCCGGCGTGATCTTCATGCCGATATCCGAAGCCCTGCGCGAACACCCCGAACTGGTGCGCCAGTATCTGGGCTCGGTGGTGCCGGTGTCGGACAACTATTTCGCGGCGCTGAACAGCGCGGTCTTTTCGGACGGGTCGTTCGTCTACATCCCGCCGGGCGTGCGCTGCCCGATGGAGCTGTCGACCTATTTCCGCATCAATGCGAGCCAGACGGGCCAGTTCGAACGCACCCTGATCATCGCCGATAAGGGCTCTTACGTTTCCTATCTGGAGGGCTGCACGGCGCCGATGCGCGACGAGAACCAGCTGCACGCGGCGGTCGTGGAGATCGTGGCGCTGGACGACGCCGAGGTGAAATACTCGACCGTCCAGAACTGGTACCCCGGCGACGCCGAGGGCAAGGGCGGCATCTACAACTTCGTCACCAAGCGCGCCGACTGCCGCGGCGATCGGTCCAAGGTGTCGTGGACCCAGGTCGAAACGGGTTCGGCCGTGACCTGGAAATACCCGTCCTGCCTGCTGAAGGGCGAGGACAGCTCTGGCGAGTTCTATTCGATCGCCATCACCAACGGGCATCAGCAGGCCGACACGGGCACCAAGATGGTGCATCTGGGCAAGAACTCGAAGTCGAGGATCATCGCCAAGGCGGTGTCGGCGGGGAAGTCGGACTCGACCTATCGCGGCCTGGTCTCGGT is a window encoding:
- the sufB gene encoding Fe-S cluster assembly protein SufB — translated: MAAVKETVDAVAALEKYAHGFTSDIETEYAPKGLNADIVRFISEKKGEPEWMLKWRLAAYERWLAMEEPTWAAVKYEPVDYQDLFYYAAPKQKVAPKSLDEVDPELLAVYAKLGIPLKEQEVLAGVEGAPRVAVDAVFDSVSVVTTFKKELEKAGVIFMPISEALREHPELVRQYLGSVVPVSDNYFAALNSAVFSDGSFVYIPPGVRCPMELSTYFRINASQTGQFERTLIIADKGSYVSYLEGCTAPMRDENQLHAAVVEIVALDDAEVKYSTVQNWYPGDAEGKGGIYNFVTKRADCRGDRSKVSWTQVETGSAVTWKYPSCLLKGEDSSGEFYSIAITNGHQQADTGTKMVHLGKNSKSRIIAKAVSAGKSDSTYRGLVSVHPKATGVRNFTQCDSLLIGKECGSHTIPYIEARNGSAQLEHEATTTRLSDDQLFYAQQRGLLQEEAVALLVNGFVRDVMQKLPMEFAVEAQKLVAISLEGSVG